From a single Bacillus pseudomycoides DSM 12442 genomic region:
- a CDS encoding cytochrome P450 family protein → MKKITLGDLNSPETMRDPIVYYKPFFEQQEPLFRLDDFYGMGGAWIALRYDDVVTILKDPRFLKDLRKFEPPQDKQEFIEENTSVSKLFEWMMNMPNMLTVDPPDHTRLRRLVSKAFTPRIIENLHPRIQQIADELLDAVKEKGKMDIVADFAYPLPIIVISEMLGIPVTDRNQFRDWTHKLMNAAMDPRQGAAVTATLEKFIHYIETLLAEKRVNPSDDLMSALVQAQEKEDKLSKNELLSTIWLLIIAGHETTVNLIGNGVLALLQHPEQMDLLRDNPSMLSSAVDELLRYAGPIMIGNRFAGEDITMHGKIIHKGEMVLFSLAAANIDPQKFSNPEALDITREENDHLAFGNGIHRCLGAPLARLEGQIAFGTLLQRLPNLRLATKPEQLVYNYSKFRSLATLPVVF, encoded by the coding sequence ATGAAAAAAATTACTCTTGGCGATTTAAACTCACCGGAAACTATGCGCGATCCCATTGTGTACTATAAACCTTTCTTCGAACAACAAGAGCCCCTCTTTCGTCTGGATGACTTTTACGGTATGGGAGGAGCATGGATCGCATTACGCTATGACGATGTTGTTACCATATTGAAAGATCCGCGCTTTCTCAAAGATTTACGAAAATTCGAACCGCCCCAAGATAAACAGGAATTCATTGAGGAAAATACATCTGTGAGCAAGCTGTTTGAATGGATGATGAATATGCCGAATATGCTTACGGTCGATCCGCCTGATCATACCCGCTTACGCCGGTTGGTCTCTAAAGCCTTTACTCCGCGTATAATCGAGAATCTTCATCCCCGTATTCAGCAGATTGCCGACGAATTGTTGGATGCTGTGAAGGAAAAAGGAAAGATGGATATTGTTGCAGATTTTGCCTACCCTCTGCCCATTATTGTTATTTCAGAGATGCTTGGAATCCCCGTTACTGATCGAAACCAATTTCGTGACTGGACACATAAGCTCATGAACGCTGCTATGGATCCTCGTCAGGGGGCTGCAGTTACTGCAACACTCGAAAAGTTTATTCATTACATCGAAACATTACTGGCGGAAAAGCGCGTAAATCCTAGCGATGATCTGATGAGCGCTCTGGTCCAAGCACAAGAGAAAGAAGACAAGTTGAGTAAGAACGAGCTTCTTTCGACGATTTGGCTTCTCATTATTGCTGGACATGAGACAACAGTTAATCTCATCGGTAATGGCGTACTGGCGTTACTGCAACATCCCGAACAAATGGATCTGCTACGGGACAATCCTTCCATGCTTTCCTCTGCTGTCGACGAGCTGTTGCGCTATGCTGGCCCGATCATGATTGGTAACCGTTTTGCAGGTGAAGATATCACAATGCATGGAAAAATAATCCACAAAGGCGAAATGGTACTGTTTTCCCTAGCAGCTGCCAACATTGATCCGCAAAAATTCTCTAATCCCGAAGCATTAGATATTACACGTGAGGAAAATGATCATCTAGCTTTCGGCAATGGTATCCATCGCTGTTTGGGTGCTCCATTGGCACGCTTGGAAGGACAGATTGCATTTGGCACATTGCTGCAACGTCTACCTAATCTGCGCCTAGCAACTAAACCCGAACAACTGGTTTATAATTATAGTAAATTCCGTTCTCTTGCAACTCTACCAGTAGTTTTCTAA
- a CDS encoding MBL fold metallo-hydrolase, with translation MQKLKRISNRVLYLPPYQETDRPILAAVKGEEKTLLIDAGNSSKHARLFLEQLDTYDIKEEWLILTHSDWDHIFGMHEMQMPIISHYKTYNKIKQLQNLSWEDKYLDQRVKEGLEIPFCADAIKKELGNQREIILPLPDITFDKKMTLNLGGVTCAIEHVGGDHADDSTVIYIQEEKVLFLGDCMYANLYSKKWSYTIENTLQLIEQIEKYDAEIFVLSHHEAPLSKEEFQLELKFLKTTALLTKKYEGSSEAIVKEMSKSLQRSLTEDEIETITFFVNGFSE, from the coding sequence TTGCAGAAACTAAAGAGAATATCTAATCGAGTTTTATACTTACCACCGTATCAAGAAACAGATCGTCCTATTCTAGCTGCTGTTAAAGGAGAAGAAAAGACACTATTAATTGATGCTGGAAATTCTTCGAAACATGCTAGATTATTTTTGGAACAATTAGATACATATGATATTAAAGAAGAATGGCTTATACTTACACATTCCGACTGGGATCATATATTTGGAATGCATGAGATGCAAATGCCAATTATTTCTCATTATAAAACTTATAACAAAATTAAACAGTTACAGAATTTATCGTGGGAAGATAAATATTTAGACCAACGTGTTAAAGAGGGTCTAGAAATTCCATTTTGTGCGGATGCAATAAAGAAAGAGCTAGGAAATCAGAGGGAGATTATCCTCCCATTACCTGATATTACATTCGATAAGAAAATGACTTTGAATCTAGGTGGGGTGACGTGTGCAATTGAACATGTAGGTGGAGATCACGCTGATGATTCTACTGTCATTTATATTCAGGAAGAAAAAGTTCTTTTTCTAGGAGATTGTATGTATGCAAATCTCTACTCAAAGAAGTGGAGTTATACGATAGAGAATACGCTCCAGTTAATTGAACAAATTGAGAAATACGATGCGGAAATTTTTGTTTTATCCCATCATGAAGCTCCATTAAGTAAAGAAGAGTTTCAATTAGAACTTAAATTCTTAAAAACTACAGCATTGCTTACAAAAAAGTATGAAGGAAGCTCAGAGGCAATAGTTAAAGAAATGTCTAAGTCTTTACAGAGAAGTTTAACTGAAGATGAAATTGAGACCATCACTTTTTTTGTTAATGGATTTTCGGAATAA
- a CDS encoding DUF2871 family protein produces the protein MKKLYYASFVYLVIGLLSGVFAREYAKSKGILGSTLLNLLHTHTLVLGFLFFLIALALAKSFAFHKVKGFNVWFIVHNIGLILTLSSLATRGLLQLNGADFKGLTYIIGFSHSLIGLTLIWFMMLLKKSYKM, from the coding sequence ATGAAAAAATTATATTATGCATCGTTCGTATATTTAGTTATCGGTTTATTATCTGGTGTATTCGCTAGAGAATATGCAAAATCAAAGGGCATTCTAGGGTCCACTCTGCTGAACCTTTTACACACACATACACTCGTACTTGGATTTTTATTTTTCTTAATTGCCCTAGCATTAGCAAAATCATTTGCATTTCATAAAGTGAAGGGTTTTAATGTGTGGTTCATCGTCCATAATATTGGATTAATTTTAACACTTTCTTCACTGGCAACTCGTGGACTTCTTCAGCTAAATGGAGCTGATTTCAAAGGATTAACCTATATAATCGGATTCTCCCATTCTCTCATCGGCCTTACCCTTATTTGGTTTATGATGCTATTAAAAAAATCATATAAAATGTAG
- a CDS encoding lipocalin-like domain-containing protein, with the protein MSVNVEQVRLANDDETYRKLNIHPTEPQPKEDGMRTDGREGSFEWWYTDAEFEDGTTVVTTFYTKNHFDVLGPAWPTVQIDITYPDGTKILMSSQEAKGSRLNAKKDICDVNINKSYLKYQDGQYILHFEEGYIKYHATMTSKLPMWRPNTGHWFYGDQDEHFFAWFIAQPSATIEATLTIGDKMIQLNGTGYHDHNWGNIGMEKLMNHWYWGRAKVDGFDIIACDIIAEKNYNYKRLPVFMLAKDGKIISDDQSLTKIQREDIIEHPETKKFMDNHLIYLQPISSFESYTVEFIRNRDIVSISLLDNLDSTQALIAKKSGANPTYTRILGDVHLTHELNGVKKNYKAEGLWDQMFFGNNKYAIINN; encoded by the coding sequence ATGAGTGTAAACGTAGAACAAGTTAGATTGGCAAATGATGATGAAACTTATAGAAAGTTAAATATTCATCCTACAGAACCGCAGCCAAAAGAGGATGGCATGCGCACAGATGGAAGGGAGGGTTCTTTTGAGTGGTGGTATACTGATGCCGAATTTGAGGACGGAACAACTGTAGTGACTACCTTTTACACCAAAAACCACTTTGATGTTCTTGGACCAGCATGGCCTACAGTCCAAATTGATATTACATATCCTGATGGCACCAAAATCCTTATGTCTTCTCAAGAGGCTAAAGGCAGCAGGCTTAACGCTAAAAAAGATATTTGTGATGTCAATATCAACAAATCCTACCTCAAATACCAAGATGGACAATATATCCTTCATTTTGAAGAAGGATATATTAAATATCATGCTACAATGACGTCAAAATTACCGATGTGGCGTCCAAACACCGGTCATTGGTTCTACGGAGACCAAGATGAGCACTTCTTTGCATGGTTTATTGCTCAACCATCCGCGACAATCGAAGCTACTTTGACTATTGGTGATAAAATGATTCAATTAAATGGGACTGGTTACCATGATCATAACTGGGGCAATATCGGCATGGAGAAATTGATGAATCATTGGTATTGGGGAAGAGCTAAAGTTGATGGTTTTGACATCATTGCTTGCGATATTATTGCTGAGAAGAATTATAACTACAAAAGGTTGCCTGTGTTTATGTTAGCCAAAGATGGAAAAATAATATCGGACGATCAATCTCTTACTAAAATTCAGAGAGAAGATATTATAGAACATCCCGAAACGAAAAAGTTTATGGATAATCATTTAATATACCTTCAACCTATTTCAAGTTTTGAGTCTTATACAGTAGAATTTATTAGAAATAGGGATATTGTTTCAATAAGTTTATTAGACAATTTGGATTCTACTCAGGCTTTGATAGCCAAAAAGTCAGGGGCTAACCCTACCTATACTCGTATCTTAGGGGATGTTCACCTGACTCATGAATTGAATGGTGTGAAAAAAAATTATAAAGCTGAGGGTTTATGGGATCAAATGTTCTTCGGGAATAATAAATATGCTATCATCAACAATTAG